The genomic segment AAAGGTGATAAAAATATATCTCACTTTATCTCCTCTAATAGGCTGATGATCTCCTTAACGCGCTCGGCTTCGGGCCCTTTTCCTTCTTTATTGATGAACTGTTGGTATCTCTTTCTTGCCTCTTCCACCTTTCCCATCCGCAGGAAGGCGTTGGCGAGATAGAGGGTTGCGTTCAGATTTTCTGGCTCAATCGCAAGCGCTTTCAAGTAACTCTCGGCCGCATCCTCATCGTTTCCTGCTTCTGCATGAGCAACGCCGATATTTATGAGAACTCCCGCAACCATCCCCCATTTCTCCGCGATATTCTGGAAGAGCCGGCCTCCCTCGACAGGTTGTCCTGATTTCAGGAGGTAGTACCCGTACTCTTCCGTGATAGCCTTCTGATGGAAAAGTTCGGGTGAGCGGGAGAGCAGGGAAGAGGCAGCAGCATAGTTTCCTCTTGATGCGAAGAGTTTCGCCAGTTCGCGGACCTTTTCTGCGTCGGCCTTTCCTTCATCAAGCTCTTTCATCAGACTCGCGAAAGATTCGCGCTCTCTCAGATAGGAAGTTTTCGCTTCTTCAATTCTTGCAAGGACTTTGGAGTCAAGATTCTTTATCCCTTCACTCCTCCTCAGCATCATAAGGGCAGATTCATAGTCTCCCCTAAGCCTGGAGATTTCGGCTAGCCCCATATACGATTCGACCATGGTGTGATCCAGGGCCATCGCTTTCTCGAAGCAGGAAGATGCTTGGTGCAGGTTTCTCAGATCGAGATAGATCTCCCCCATCGTCTGATAGTGCTCTGGGTCTTTTGGAGTGAGCTGTATGGCTTTCTTGAGGGCAGTGATCGCCTTGCTGTAAAGCTTCAGTTTTGCATACGCCATCCCGAGCCTGTTCAGCCCTTCCGGGAAACTGGGCCGTATCTCCACCGCTTCGCTCAGGAGCTTGATGGCCTCAGCGAGGTTGCCATCTCTCAGGTAGAGGTCCCCCATGTGAAGATAGGCTTCCGCATAACCCTTGTTGAGCTCGATGGCTTTCCTGAAATTCTCCATCGCCTTATCCTTGCTGGCGATGCTGTCATAATACCTTCCGATGCCATCGTATGCGGGAGCATAATTCTTGCTGATCTCGAGCGCGCGGTAGTATTCAGCCAGAGCCTCCTCATGGTCACCAAGTTTCAGGTAGGTGTCTCCAAGGACGACATGCGCCTGGAGATGTTTCGGGTCCAGGTCCAGAGCAATCTTGAGCGGCTCGAGGGCTTCGGAGTATCTCCTGGAGGCGTAAAGGGAAAGACCCAGATAGTAGTGGGCGAGGAAGGAGTTCAACGCCATGTTGGACGCCATTTCGAGCTTCTGCACAGCATCCCAGTAGTTCCCCTTATTGTAATGGGATACCCCCTCGCTGATAAGCTCGAAAGATCTCTTTCTGATCTGACCCGCATTCTCAGAAAAAAGTCGATTCTGAGTCAGGGAAATGATGAGAAGGAGAACAGCCATGGAAGAGAGAGTGCTTTTCTTTAACCTCGACGCTCTCATGGTGCGATCAGACATAATGGGCAGGATCTCCTGCTCTTATTGATTTTTATTGAATTGATCAGGCAACCTCGCCTGAGCGGAATCAATTGTATCTCAGGTGATGAGGGAGAGCATTTCGCGTACTGCTCTCTCCATTCCGACAAGGGAAGCCCTCGCGATGATGGAGTGCCCGATGTTCAACTCTTCCACTCCTTTGACGCGAGCGACCGGCTTTACGTTGACATAGTTCAGGCCATGTCCTGCGGCGATCCTGAGTCCCAGCTTTTGCCCTTCCATGGCGGCTTTTTCGATGGAAAAAAGCTCACGGGCCCTTTCTTTTTCCTTCTTCGTTTCCGCATATTTTCCGGTGTTGATTTCGATGAAGTCGGCTCTGTCGCGTGCCGCTGCTCGTACCTGATCGATCTCCGGGTCGACGAAGATGCTTACGACCAGCTTCTCCGCATGGAGTTTCTGAATGACCCTGCCGATGCTCTTCTCGTTCTTGACGACGTTGAGGCCCCCTTCCGTTGTGATCTCCTCAATCCTCTCGGGAACGAGCGTGACAATGTCCGGTCTGTGCTTGATGGCAATCTTTATCATGTCTTCAGTTGCGGCCATCTCCATGTCGAGACGGGTGGTGCAGACCTTCCTCAATATCTCGACATCTCGATCCTGAATATGCCTGCGATCCTCCCTCAGGTGGAAGGTGATCCCCAGTGCTCCCGCAAGCTCTGCCAGGATGGCAGCAGCGACAGGGTCTGGTTCATGGCTCTTTCTTGCCTCTCTTATTGTTGCAATATGATCCACATTGACACTTAGTTTCACCATGGGTCACCTCAATTTACCTGATATGATTTCCAGATCTCAATAGTCGGAGCATCCTGCATCAAGCATTATGCAGAATGCTTGGTCTGTCTATAAAAGATCGATAAGGTTCATCTGGAATCGATCATGCGCCGATCTGTTTACGGATTGCGTCGGCGATAATGGATGCGTATCTCTTCACATCCTCTTCGCGCTCCGCTTCCACCATGACCCGGGCTACCGGCTCCGTTCCGGAGTATCGAATCAGGACCCTTCCGTTTCCCGCCAATTTCTCCTCCACTTCTTTGATGACAACCGAGATCTCGGGATGCTTCTGGAGGTCAGGGCGTGAGGCGACTCTCACGTTGATGAGGATCTGCGGGTAGGGTTCGATCCCAGCAAGCGCCGCTGTAGGATCCGTTCCGTTTCCGAACGTGGAGTCGAGGAATTTAAGTGCCGTCAGTATTCCGTCGCCGCTCGTTGCATGGTCGAGAAAGATGACGTGCCCGGACTGCTCTCCACCGAGGTTCAGGTCATACTCGAGCATCTTCTCCAGCACGTACTTATCCCCGACGCTCGTCCTGATAAGACGGATGCCGCTCATGGAGAGCTTCTTTTCCAGCCACATGTTGCTCATCACAGTTCCAACTATGGTATTCTTCTTTAGGTTTTTGTTCTGCTTCATCTGAAGAGCAGTAACGTACATGATATGATCGCCATCGATTATCTTCCCGTTCCGGTTGACGCAGATTGCCCTGTCGGCATCTCCGTCAAAGGCAATCCCGATGTCGGCTTTCTCGCTCAGAACGGTCCGGATGAGAGAGTCCGGATGGAGCGATCCGCAGTTCAGATTGATATTCCTCCCATCCGGAATATAGTTGATGAAGATGGCCTTCTGCGAGAGTTTCGAGAAGATCTCAGGGGCGATGGCGCTTGCAGAACCGTTGCCGCAGTCGAGGACGATACTGACGTGCTGGAGGGCATTCCGGTTCTTTACTATCCCGTAAAGAAAGCTCGTGTAATCCTTTATAAGCTTGGCTCCGTCAATCTCTTTCTTGACGAAGTTCTCACTCTGTTTCGGAACGGCTGCATCCGAGAGTATGATCTTCTCGATCTCCACTTCCATCTCATCGGAAAGCTTCATCCCGTTTCCGGAGAAGATCTTGATGCCGTTGTCGGCGTAAGGATTATGAGACGCTGATATCATCACGCCCGCGTCGAATCGTTCCATCTTTGTCAGAAAAGCCAGTCCGGGAGTCGTGATGACCCCGCAGTGGATGGCAAAAGTGCCGCCCGAGACTAGTCCTCTTCCGATCTCCTCGTCGATCCAGTTCCCGGATTCCCTTGTGTCCCTGCCGATAAGAACCCTGGGATTATCCGCGAGCTCTCGCATCTTCACGGCAATGGCGTGACCGATCCTAACAACCGTCTTCCTGTCAAGGGGAAACTGGCCATCTACCCCTCTGATCCCGTCCGTACCGAAAAGCTTCTTCACTCCTTGACTCTCCCTGGATTGATCTTCACGGAAACGGTCCTGGGATGCCATAAGGTGACGGAGATCTTGCTCATCTCATCATCGCTCAGAGAATTGAACTGGATGAAGGGGGTGAGCCGATAAGGATTATCGGAAGGGTTTAATCCTCTCAGCTTGATGGTTAT from the Acidobacteriota bacterium genome contains:
- the glmM gene encoding phosphoglucosamine mutase, translated to MKKLFGTDGIRGVDGQFPLDRKTVVRIGHAIAVKMRELADNPRVLIGRDTRESGNWIDEEIGRGLVSGGTFAIHCGVITTPGLAFLTKMERFDAGVMISASHNPYADNGIKIFSGNGMKLSDEMEVEIEKIILSDAAVPKQSENFVKKEIDGAKLIKDYTSFLYGIVKNRNALQHVSIVLDCGNGSASAIAPEIFSKLSQKAIFINYIPDGRNINLNCGSLHPDSLIRTVLSEKADIGIAFDGDADRAICVNRNGKIIDGDHIMYVTALQMKQNKNLKKNTIVGTVMSNMWLEKKLSMSGIRLIRTSVGDKYVLEKMLEYDLNLGGEQSGHVIFLDHATSGDGILTALKFLDSTFGNGTDPTAALAGIEPYPQILINVRVASRPDLQKHPEISVVIKEVEEKLAGNGRVLIRYSGTEPVARVMVEAEREEDVKRYASIIADAIRKQIGA
- a CDS encoding pyridoxine 5'-phosphate synthase encodes the protein MVKLSVNVDHIATIREARKSHEPDPVAAAILAELAGALGITFHLREDRRHIQDRDVEILRKVCTTRLDMEMAATEDMIKIAIKHRPDIVTLVPERIEEITTEGGLNVVKNEKSIGRVIQKLHAEKLVVSIFVDPEIDQVRAAARDRADFIEINTGKYAETKKEKERARELFSIEKAAMEGQKLGLRIAAGHGLNYVNVKPVARVKGVEELNIGHSIIARASLVGMERAVREMLSLIT
- a CDS encoding tetratricopeptide repeat protein, which translates into the protein MSDRTMRASRLKKSTLSSMAVLLLIISLTQNRLFSENAGQIRKRSFELISEGVSHYNKGNYWDAVQKLEMASNMALNSFLAHYYLGLSLYASRRYSEALEPLKIALDLDPKHLQAHVVLGDTYLKLGDHEEALAEYYRALEISKNYAPAYDGIGRYYDSIASKDKAMENFRKAIELNKGYAEAYLHMGDLYLRDGNLAEAIKLLSEAVEIRPSFPEGLNRLGMAYAKLKLYSKAITALKKAIQLTPKDPEHYQTMGEIYLDLRNLHQASSCFEKAMALDHTMVESYMGLAEISRLRGDYESALMMLRRSEGIKNLDSKVLARIEEAKTSYLRERESFASLMKELDEGKADAEKVRELAKLFASRGNYAAASSLLSRSPELFHQKAITEEYGYYLLKSGQPVEGGRLFQNIAEKWGMVAGVLINIGVAHAEAGNDEDAAESYLKALAIEPENLNATLYLANAFLRMGKVEEARKRYQQFINKEGKGPEAERVKEIISLLEEIK